Proteins encoded together in one Marinobacter sp. Arc7-DN-1 window:
- a CDS encoding GGDEF domain-containing protein: protein MSIDFKALYPKLINLLLDTVFVVDEFGHIVFVSDACEQLLGYSANEMIDTRILNYIHPDDLDRTLVAIGNVMSGQSHTDFENRYLHKDGSVVQILWSARWSEQDRLRIAVARNVTALRQADQTRNALYRISEAAHAAETLRALCDGVREVIGELFPESDLCLGFYDAAGSLLSVPDWIAGRSGSWIEKPVESGTAIADVINAGQALLASRDPARQGVGLNDLTQPEGANWLGVPLISRDAVLGVLVIESPSPGTRYREADQALLQFVATQLATVVERKRAEERLRFMAHHDALTGLTNRSLFYDRLETALRSANRNEGRLALLYLDVDDFKRINDTGGHEAGDQLLVEIARRLEDCTRETDTVARMGGDEFTVLLTDVHGRDSVETAVAKVHELTALPMNLEGQTFHISCSIGTALYPEDGMTARELLSKADANMYLGKRHAH from the coding sequence GTGAGTATCGATTTCAAAGCTCTCTATCCAAAGCTGATCAATCTGTTGTTGGATACGGTCTTCGTGGTCGATGAATTCGGACATATCGTGTTTGTCAGTGATGCCTGCGAGCAGCTGCTTGGTTATTCCGCCAACGAGATGATCGACACCCGGATTCTGAATTACATCCACCCTGACGACCTGGATCGCACTCTTGTAGCTATCGGCAATGTGATGAGTGGCCAGTCCCACACGGATTTCGAGAATCGTTACCTGCACAAAGATGGCAGCGTTGTTCAAATCCTTTGGTCCGCACGCTGGTCTGAGCAAGATCGCCTGAGGATTGCTGTGGCGCGAAATGTTACCGCACTGCGGCAGGCAGACCAGACCCGGAACGCGTTGTATCGAATTTCCGAAGCGGCCCACGCGGCAGAAACGCTCCGTGCGCTGTGCGACGGTGTGCGCGAGGTGATCGGCGAGCTTTTCCCGGAATCTGATCTGTGCCTCGGGTTTTACGACGCTGCCGGGAGCCTGCTCAGCGTTCCGGACTGGATCGCCGGACGATCCGGTAGCTGGATTGAGAAGCCTGTGGAATCAGGGACTGCCATTGCCGATGTCATCAACGCGGGGCAGGCTCTGCTGGCTTCCCGTGATCCCGCTCGGCAGGGGGTGGGGCTCAATGACCTGACACAACCTGAAGGTGCCAATTGGTTAGGTGTGCCCCTGATATCCCGGGACGCTGTTCTTGGTGTATTGGTCATTGAAAGTCCGTCACCAGGCACGCGCTATCGCGAAGCGGATCAGGCGTTGCTGCAGTTCGTGGCGACGCAGCTTGCGACGGTGGTTGAGCGTAAACGGGCGGAAGAACGCCTGCGGTTCATGGCTCACCACGACGCGTTGACCGGTTTGACCAACCGCTCGCTATTCTACGACCGCCTGGAAACCGCCCTGCGGTCGGCCAACAGGAACGAAGGCCGGCTGGCCTTGCTGTACCTCGATGTAGATGATTTCAAGCGCATCAACGACACCGGTGGCCATGAGGCCGGGGACCAGCTGCTTGTGGAAATCGCCCGCCGTCTGGAAGATTGCACGAGGGAGACGGATACAGTTGCGCGTATGGGTGGCGATGAATTCACGGTGCTGTTGACTGATGTTCATGGCCGTGACTCGGTCGAGACGGCTGTTGCCAAGGTCCATGAACTGACGGCGCTGCCCATGAATCTTGAAGGACAGACTTTTCATATCTCATGCAGCATCGGTACGGCTCTTTACCCGGAGGACGGAATGACGGCCAGGGAATTACTCAGCAAGGCCGACGCGAATATGTATTTGGGAAAAAGGCATGCGCACTAG
- a CDS encoding glutamine synthetase family protein — translation MGSGFASAEAFLQAHPELQFVDLLIPDMNGIVRGKRVDPSALAKVFQRGVAMPASIFALNIQGTTVEETGLGLDIGEADRVCLPIGGTLTMEPWQKRPTAQLLLTMFELNRETPFFADPRVVLKNIVKRFGELGLTPVAAFELEFYLIDQENLAGRPQPPKSPISGKRPAGTQAYSIDDLDEYAEFLADVLDAAHEQELPADALVAESAPGQFEVNLHYVDDAVRACDHATLLKRLIKNMAYDHEMDTTFMAKPYHNQAGSGMHLHVSLVDGDGRNVFAGDAEQPNDLLRWAVGGLVATMNDAMALFCPNINSYRRFSPEYYVPNAATWGVDNRTASLRLPGGDPGALRIEHRVAGADANPYLLMAAVLAGIHYGISNQIEPPPVTVGNAHEQHEATLVNNLRDALRELGQSAVMADYLGSQFLDVFVACKEHELNEFEMTISDLEYLWYLHTV, via the coding sequence ATGGGTTCTGGTTTTGCGAGCGCTGAGGCGTTCCTTCAGGCGCATCCCGAGCTGCAGTTTGTTGACCTGCTGATTCCGGATATGAATGGCATTGTTCGTGGCAAGCGGGTGGATCCGTCTGCGCTGGCTAAGGTGTTTCAGCGGGGCGTAGCCATGCCGGCCTCGATCTTTGCACTGAACATCCAGGGCACCACCGTGGAAGAAACCGGCCTGGGCCTGGATATCGGCGAAGCGGACCGCGTGTGTCTGCCCATTGGGGGCACTCTCACCATGGAGCCCTGGCAGAAACGGCCGACAGCCCAGCTTTTGCTGACCATGTTCGAGCTGAACCGCGAAACGCCGTTTTTTGCCGATCCGCGGGTAGTGCTGAAGAATATCGTCAAACGCTTCGGGGAACTGGGGCTGACACCGGTTGCCGCCTTTGAGCTGGAGTTCTACCTGATTGATCAGGAGAACCTGGCGGGCCGTCCCCAGCCGCCGAAGTCGCCCATCTCCGGCAAACGCCCGGCGGGTACCCAGGCCTATTCCATTGATGATCTCGATGAATACGCAGAATTCCTGGCAGATGTGCTGGATGCGGCCCACGAGCAGGAGTTGCCTGCGGATGCACTGGTGGCGGAATCCGCCCCCGGCCAGTTTGAGGTAAACCTGCATTACGTGGACGACGCCGTGCGTGCCTGCGACCACGCCACTCTGCTCAAGCGCCTGATCAAGAACATGGCATACGACCATGAGATGGACACCACCTTCATGGCCAAGCCTTATCACAATCAGGCGGGCAGCGGCATGCACCTGCATGTAAGCCTGGTTGATGGGGACGGGCGCAACGTGTTCGCAGGTGACGCCGAGCAACCCAACGACCTGCTTCGCTGGGCGGTCGGGGGCCTGGTAGCCACCATGAACGATGCCATGGCGCTGTTCTGCCCCAACATCAATTCCTACCGCCGGTTCAGTCCGGAGTATTATGTGCCCAATGCGGCTACCTGGGGTGTGGACAACCGCACCGCGTCACTGAGACTGCCGGGTGGTGATCCCGGCGCCCTGCGCATTGAACACCGCGTAGCCGGTGCCGACGCCAACCCCTACCTGTTGATGGCAGCGGTGCTGGCGGGCATCCATTATGGCATCTCCAACCAGATCGAGCCGCCGCCGGTCACGGTGGGTAACGCCCACGAGCAGCACGAAGCGACGCTGGTAAACAACCTGCGGGATGCCTTGCGGGAGCTGGGACAGTCAGCGGTGATGGCCGACTATCTCGGCAGCCAGTTCCTGGATGTGTTCGTGGCCTGCAAGGAGCATGAGCTGAATGAGTTCGAGATGACTATCTCCGATCTCGAATATCTCTGGTACCTGCACACGGTTTAA
- a CDS encoding NAD(P)/FAD-dependent oxidoreductase translates to MIQYPPVLSYYTASANPAPVRPALRGSCEADVCVVGAGYTGLSTALFLAEAGFRVVVLEAATVGWGASGRNGGQIVNSFSRDLDSIERQTTEDHLKLLAEMAFEGSQIIRQRVKSYGIRCDLKEGGIFAALNPGQFRHLESQQALWRRFGYKELELLDRDAIRARVGSERYVGGAIDHTGGHIHPLNLALGEAAALESRGGVIYQHSAVTGILPGKTATVKTEHGEVRAQYVVLAGNAYLGGLVPELEAKSMPCGSQIIATEPLDDALARKLLPQDNCVEDCNYLLDYFRLSGDKRLIYGGGVVYGARAPDNIERLIRPNMLKTFPELANVMIDYAWTGNFLLTLSRLPQLGRLYDNVFYSQGCSGHGVTFTHVAGKALALAIQGQIERFDAFASLPHYPFPGGRALRVPLTAMGAWYYALRDRLGV, encoded by the coding sequence ATGATCCAGTATCCCCCAGTTCTTTCCTATTACACCGCCTCCGCCAATCCGGCCCCTGTGCGCCCGGCTCTGCGGGGATCGTGTGAGGCGGATGTCTGCGTAGTCGGCGCCGGTTATACCGGCCTGTCCACGGCGCTGTTCCTGGCGGAAGCCGGTTTCAGGGTGGTGGTCCTTGAAGCCGCAACGGTTGGCTGGGGCGCGTCGGGTCGCAATGGCGGTCAGATCGTAAACAGCTTCAGCCGCGATCTGGACAGCATCGAACGGCAGACCACTGAAGACCACCTGAAGCTGCTGGCCGAAATGGCCTTCGAGGGCAGCCAGATTATCCGCCAGAGGGTGAAGAGTTACGGTATTCGTTGCGACTTGAAAGAGGGGGGCATTTTTGCTGCTCTTAATCCAGGACAGTTCAGACATCTGGAGTCCCAACAGGCGCTTTGGCGCCGATTCGGCTATAAGGAACTGGAGCTGCTGGATCGCGACGCCATTCGTGCACGGGTTGGCAGCGAGCGCTATGTGGGCGGTGCCATCGACCACACCGGTGGCCATATTCACCCACTGAACCTGGCGCTGGGAGAGGCGGCGGCACTGGAGTCCCGGGGAGGTGTTATTTATCAGCACTCAGCGGTTACCGGGATTCTTCCGGGGAAAACGGCAACGGTTAAAACCGAACACGGTGAGGTCAGGGCACAGTATGTCGTGCTGGCCGGCAACGCGTACCTGGGGGGGCTGGTGCCCGAACTTGAGGCCAAGTCCATGCCTTGCGGTTCCCAGATCATTGCCACCGAGCCGTTGGACGATGCGCTGGCCAGGAAGCTGTTACCTCAGGACAACTGCGTGGAAGACTGCAACTATCTGCTGGATTACTTCCGACTGTCTGGCGACAAACGCCTCATTTACGGCGGTGGTGTGGTGTATGGCGCCCGAGCCCCGGACAACATCGAACGGCTGATTCGACCCAACATGCTGAAAACGTTTCCGGAACTGGCGAACGTGATGATCGATTACGCCTGGACCGGCAACTTCCTGCTTACGCTCTCACGCCTACCCCAGCTCGGCCGCCTGTACGACAACGTGTTCTATTCCCAGGGCTGCTCAGGCCATGGTGTCACCTTCACTCACGTGGCCGGAAAGGCTTTGGCCCTGGCCATCCAGGGCCAGATTGAACGCTTTGATGCCTTTGCCAGCCTGCCGCATTACCCGTTCCCGGGTGGGCGCGCCCTCCGGGTGCCTTTAACGGCAATGGGGGCCTGGTACTACGCGTTGCGGGACAGGTTGGGGGTTTGA
- a CDS encoding gamma-glutamylcyclotransferase family protein — MSQRRLQARVPSARFVAVAGLPAHRLRFHKSAGDGSAKCDAEETGNPDDLVIGVVYEIVDAEKPDLDRHEALGFGYDENEAVESIDDPKPERHGRELSIYSNSRTAR, encoded by the coding sequence ATGTCACAACGACGGCTCCAGGCCCGGGTTCCATCGGCCCGGTTCGTGGCTGTGGCAGGGTTACCCGCCCATCGGCTTCGCTTCCATAAATCTGCCGGGGATGGCTCCGCCAAATGCGACGCGGAAGAAACCGGCAACCCGGACGATCTTGTGATAGGTGTGGTTTACGAGATTGTCGACGCAGAAAAACCTGACCTGGATCGGCATGAGGCGCTGGGGTTTGGTTACGATGAAAATGAAGCCGTGGAGTCCATTGACGACCCCAAACCTGAACGGCATGGGCGCGAGCTGTCCATTTACAGCAATTCTCGAACGGCTCGATGA
- a CDS encoding aldehyde dehydrogenase yields the protein MNHPKTTTTPTDQAGWQALADQLTIESRAYVNGSYRWASDGETFACISPVDGRELTQIASCGQADAGLAVAGAREAFESGVWSRLAPTRRKATLLRFADLIDAHADELALLETLDMGKPIGHARTVDVPATVRAIRWTAEAIDKVYGELAATPHDQIGMISREPMGVVAAIVPWNFPMIMASWKIAPALATGNSVILKPSEKSPLTAIRLAALAEEAGIPAGVFNVLPGYGHTVGKALALHMDVDCLVFTGSTNVAKQLMIHAGQSNMKRVWLEAGGKSPNIVFADAPDLKKAAAEAASAIAFNQGEVCTAGSRLLVEESIRAGFIGLIREALKTWRPGHPLDPATTCGAIVDQAQLDRIIEYVGIGQSEGATLVEGGKQVMEETGGLFVQPAVFDGVKNGMRIASEEIFGPVLSVIGFTTAEEAINIANDSIYGLAAAVWTSNINTAHKVAKALRAGSVWINHYDGGDMTAPFGGFKQSGNGRDKSLHAFDKYTEIKATWLVIE from the coding sequence ATGAATCATCCCAAAACTACCACCACACCCACCGACCAGGCCGGATGGCAGGCCCTGGCAGATCAACTCACAATTGAAAGCCGAGCCTATGTAAACGGCTCTTACCGGTGGGCAAGCGATGGCGAAACCTTTGCCTGCATCAGTCCGGTAGACGGGCGCGAGCTGACCCAAATCGCCAGTTGCGGCCAGGCCGATGCCGGGCTTGCCGTTGCTGGCGCCAGAGAGGCCTTCGAAAGCGGCGTCTGGAGCCGCCTGGCACCCACCAGGCGCAAGGCCACTCTGCTTCGGTTTGCGGACCTGATCGACGCACACGCGGATGAACTGGCCCTGCTGGAAACACTGGACATGGGCAAGCCCATCGGCCACGCCCGAACCGTGGATGTGCCGGCTACCGTGCGCGCGATCCGCTGGACCGCCGAGGCTATCGACAAGGTCTATGGCGAACTGGCAGCCACGCCCCACGACCAGATCGGCATGATTTCCCGGGAGCCCATGGGGGTGGTGGCCGCCATCGTGCCCTGGAACTTTCCGATGATCATGGCCTCCTGGAAGATTGCCCCGGCCCTGGCCACCGGTAACTCGGTCATCCTCAAGCCCTCCGAGAAATCCCCGCTCACCGCTATTCGTCTGGCGGCCCTGGCGGAGGAAGCGGGTATTCCCGCCGGCGTGTTCAACGTGCTGCCCGGCTATGGCCACACCGTGGGCAAGGCCCTGGCCCTGCATATGGACGTAGATTGCCTGGTGTTCACCGGCTCCACCAACGTGGCCAAGCAGCTGATGATCCATGCCGGCCAGTCCAACATGAAACGGGTGTGGCTGGAGGCCGGCGGCAAAAGCCCGAACATCGTCTTTGCAGACGCGCCGGACCTGAAGAAAGCCGCCGCCGAAGCCGCCAGCGCCATAGCCTTCAACCAGGGCGAAGTGTGCACCGCCGGCAGCAGGCTGCTGGTTGAAGAAAGCATCCGCGCCGGGTTCATTGGCCTGATCCGGGAGGCCCTGAAAACCTGGCGCCCCGGCCATCCCCTGGATCCGGCGACGACCTGCGGTGCCATCGTTGACCAGGCCCAGTTGGATCGCATCATTGAGTACGTCGGTATCGGCCAGTCCGAAGGGGCAACCCTGGTGGAAGGCGGTAAACAGGTGATGGAAGAGACCGGTGGCCTGTTCGTTCAGCCTGCGGTATTTGATGGGGTGAAAAACGGTATGCGCATCGCCTCGGAGGAAATCTTCGGGCCGGTACTGTCGGTGATCGGGTTCACGACCGCCGAAGAAGCCATCAACATTGCCAACGACTCCATCTACGGCCTGGCCGCAGCGGTGTGGACGTCCAACATCAACACCGCCCACAAGGTCGCCAAGGCGCTTCGGGCCGGCAGCGTCTGGATCAACCATTACGACGGCGGCGACATGACCGCGCCCTTTGGCGGCTTCAAACAGTCCGGCAACGGCCGCGACAAGTCCCTGCACGCCTTCGACAAATACACTGAAATCAAGGCCACCTGGCTGGTGATTGAATAG
- a CDS encoding sensor domain-containing diguanylate cyclase, which translates to MTFPLNEVEPADIHLLTGMLDTMADHVFSLRAEAGRYRLIYCNKAMDRFMNQADAMLCGRFLDEIVPDRDLYQRIADNYARARIAGHMIRYEETTEGFDSAPLTIFETSISPLTGRDGETAYICGISRDITARRNAEIALQKANERLEQQLAENRRLQQKLREEAIRDPLTNLFNRRYFLESLAREMNRAERGGYPVTLMMVDIDHFKCLNDDYGHSIGDQVLIQFSRQLCYGMRKGDVVCRWGGEEFLVMMPGISLNDSYRRMTDWRRQYSPMKFKAGGQELAIRFSSGLATAPEHGFSPDELIDAADNALYRAKASGRDQLQMPGQPEPRQ; encoded by the coding sequence GTGACGTTCCCGCTAAACGAAGTTGAACCGGCCGACATCCACCTGCTTACGGGCATGTTGGATACCATGGCCGATCATGTGTTTAGCCTGCGCGCAGAGGCGGGTCGGTATCGGCTGATCTATTGCAATAAGGCAATGGACCGGTTCATGAACCAGGCAGACGCCATGCTCTGTGGGCGGTTCCTCGACGAAATCGTGCCGGACCGGGACCTGTACCAGCGGATCGCTGATAATTACGCCCGCGCACGGATCGCCGGCCATATGATTCGCTATGAGGAAACCACGGAAGGTTTCGATTCCGCGCCGCTGACCATCTTTGAGACCAGTATTTCACCCCTTACCGGGCGGGATGGAGAAACGGCATACATTTGTGGCATTTCCCGTGACATCACCGCGCGCCGGAACGCAGAAATAGCCTTGCAGAAGGCCAACGAAAGGCTGGAGCAGCAGTTGGCCGAAAACAGGCGGCTGCAACAAAAGCTGCGTGAGGAAGCGATCCGCGACCCTCTCACCAATCTGTTTAACCGGCGCTATTTTCTTGAGAGTCTGGCCCGGGAAATGAATCGGGCGGAGCGCGGGGGTTATCCCGTTACCCTGATGATGGTAGACATCGACCACTTCAAGTGTTTGAACGATGACTACGGCCATTCTATCGGGGATCAGGTGCTGATCCAGTTCAGCAGGCAGCTCTGTTATGGAATGCGCAAGGGGGATGTGGTCTGCCGCTGGGGCGGCGAGGAGTTTCTCGTGATGATGCCCGGGATTTCCCTGAACGATTCGTACCGCCGAATGACCGATTGGCGCCGACAATACAGCCCCATGAAATTTAAAGCGGGTGGCCAGGAACTGGCTATTCGCTTTTCCTCAGGCCTCGCAACCGCCCCGGAGCATGGATTCAGCCCGGATGAGCTCATCGATGCCGCCGACAATGCACTTTACCGGGCTAAAGCCTCGGGGCGGGATCAGCTTCAGATGCCTGGGCAGCCAGAGCCTCGGCAATGA
- a CDS encoding SGNH/GDSL hydrolase family protein — translation MHLPFWLTTALLFPVLLYQGKQARRNTPRLPEAGGSPSGQYGKGTPGKRILVIGESTAAGVGVETHDEGLASQLAHRLHERSGETIAWHTFGINGIRLSALIHAVEDADAELPEADVVLLSMGVNDTTGFTPRYRFRNQLRALRKLLASRYPGPLQLLSVPPMHLFTALPAPLRYVIGWRARQLDSLYRQLARQYPEDFVYRSYPTISDPELLARDGYHPGPRGYQFIAEALAAQASEADPAPRL, via the coding sequence ATGCACCTTCCCTTCTGGCTGACCACCGCCCTGCTTTTCCCGGTGTTGCTCTACCAGGGCAAACAGGCGCGGCGCAACACACCGCGGCTCCCGGAAGCCGGGGGCTCGCCTTCAGGCCAATACGGTAAAGGCACACCCGGTAAGCGGATCCTGGTCATTGGCGAATCCACGGCCGCCGGTGTCGGGGTTGAAACCCACGACGAGGGTCTGGCCAGTCAGTTGGCACACAGACTCCACGAACGTTCCGGCGAGACAATCGCCTGGCACACTTTCGGCATCAACGGTATTCGTCTTAGCGCGCTGATTCACGCGGTTGAGGATGCAGACGCTGAACTGCCAGAAGCCGATGTGGTGCTGCTGAGCATGGGCGTGAACGACACAACCGGCTTTACGCCCCGTTACCGGTTCCGCAACCAATTGCGGGCACTTCGCAAGTTACTGGCTTCACGCTACCCCGGGCCGCTGCAGTTGCTCAGTGTTCCGCCAATGCACCTGTTCACGGCGCTGCCTGCGCCGCTGCGCTATGTGATAGGCTGGCGCGCGAGGCAACTGGACAGCCTGTACCGCCAGCTTGCCCGGCAATATCCGGAAGACTTTGTTTACCGAAGCTACCCCACGATTTCAGACCCGGAACTGCTTGCCCGAGACGGTTATCACCCGGGGCCCAGGGGCTACCAGTTCATTGCCGAGGCTCTGGCTGCCCAGGCATCTGAAGCTGATCCCGCCCCGAGGCTTTAG
- a CDS encoding type II toxin-antitoxin system HipA family toxin — MSNAADGDVKVLELTLHGRLVGYLAGFSTGRNVLSFAEEFKKDRDRPTFSLITHPRFPNSEKLLAEPWARNQRLHTSQSNLLPEGSLRELIAQSLKVHVDNEFYLFSYLGEDLPGALIATPMDPEDIPDSVLSTHGKAKAVKFEKPRFENRFSLAGVQMKFSMKEKEGRYKLTKSNELGDWIIKTPSTKHSHVPLNEYTAMSLASLAGIDIPDIKLVDLDKLDNLPPINLPEEKQAFAIRRFDRDGNRRVHMEDFAQILVKYPHEKYNSANYEQIGRVVYDYSGDGLADAQQFARRLLVNILLANGDAHLKNWSLTYPDQVTPRLSPAYDIVTTRVYIENESEFALNLGKNKRWYSATMEHFRNWAEKSGIPWRVIKPHLDDTLEKARTLWPNALQELPMAAAQKNILIAHWQALENDFRIETR, encoded by the coding sequence ATGAGCAATGCAGCAGACGGCGACGTGAAGGTGCTCGAGCTGACTCTTCACGGACGACTGGTGGGCTATCTGGCTGGTTTCAGCACTGGCCGTAACGTCCTGAGTTTTGCGGAGGAATTCAAAAAAGACAGGGATCGCCCCACCTTCAGCCTGATCACCCATCCCCGCTTCCCGAATTCCGAAAAGCTGCTCGCAGAGCCATGGGCCCGTAACCAAAGGCTTCATACCTCGCAGTCCAACCTCCTTCCGGAAGGATCGCTCAGGGAACTGATTGCGCAAAGCCTGAAGGTTCATGTTGATAACGAGTTTTACCTTTTTTCCTATCTCGGGGAGGATCTGCCAGGTGCGTTGATCGCCACTCCCATGGACCCGGAGGACATTCCAGACAGCGTTTTATCGACCCACGGAAAAGCGAAGGCCGTGAAGTTCGAAAAACCCAGATTCGAAAACAGGTTCTCGCTGGCGGGCGTCCAGATGAAATTTTCCATGAAGGAAAAGGAAGGTCGCTACAAACTGACAAAGAGTAACGAACTGGGCGACTGGATTATCAAAACACCTTCGACCAAGCACAGCCACGTTCCCCTTAACGAATACACGGCAATGAGCCTGGCATCCCTGGCCGGAATCGATATACCGGACATAAAGCTGGTGGATCTTGATAAACTCGACAACCTTCCGCCCATTAATCTGCCGGAGGAAAAGCAGGCATTTGCGATCAGGCGGTTTGACCGGGATGGAAACAGGCGCGTGCATATGGAGGACTTCGCCCAGATCCTCGTGAAGTACCCCCACGAAAAATACAACTCGGCGAACTATGAGCAGATCGGTAGGGTGGTTTACGACTACTCCGGCGATGGCCTTGCAGACGCCCAACAATTTGCCCGTAGACTGTTGGTGAATATCCTGCTCGCCAACGGCGATGCCCATCTGAAAAACTGGAGCCTGACCTACCCTGATCAGGTCACGCCCCGACTTTCACCGGCCTATGACATCGTCACAACCCGCGTTTACATCGAGAATGAGAGTGAGTTTGCGCTCAATCTGGGGAAAAACAAACGTTGGTACTCTGCGACCATGGAGCATTTCCGAAACTGGGCAGAAAAATCCGGGATACCCTGGCGGGTTATCAAGCCCCATCTGGACGACACTTTGGAAAAAGCCCGGACCTTGTGGCCGAACGCCCTTCAAGAGTTACCAATGGCGGCTGCTCAAAAAAACATACTGATTGCTCACTGGCAGGCACTGGAGAATGATTTCAGAATAGAAACTCGTTAA
- a CDS encoding helix-turn-helix domain-containing protein — protein sequence MTSLLDQIKQRRLNLGLKQHDMMMRVGMSRQQYQRLESKGNPRLDTLELIAMGLKSELMLVPQEKLEAVRAVLEDKSIDHSPHNSRSSETERSLSDDPWRGLLEDDQ from the coding sequence ATGACTTCACTACTGGACCAAATCAAGCAACGTCGATTGAACCTGGGACTTAAACAGCACGACATGATGATGCGTGTCGGTATGTCGCGCCAGCAATACCAGCGTCTGGAGTCCAAGGGTAACCCAAGGCTCGATACGCTTGAGTTGATTGCCATGGGCCTAAAAAGCGAACTCATGTTGGTTCCCCAGGAAAAGCTGGAGGCAGTCAGGGCCGTCCTCGAGGATAAGAGCATCGACCACTCTCCTCACAACAGCCGCTCATCTGAAACAGAACGCTCCCTCTCAGACGATCCCTGGCGAGGCTTGCTGGAGGACGATCAATGA
- a CDS encoding gamma-glutamylcyclotransferase family protein has translation MLCFSYGSNMSKRRLRARIPSARFVAVAELPAHRLCFHKSAGDGSAKCDAEETGNPDDRVIGVVYEIADAEKPDLDRHEALGFGYDEKQVELFTGSGRLHAWMYYATRINKALKPFHWYKDHVLTGARENELPAEYISQIEAVDSIDDPKPERHGRELSIYSNV, from the coding sequence ATGCTCTGCTTCAGCTACGGCTCCAACATGTCAAAACGGAGACTCCGGGCCCGGATTCCGTCGGCCCGGTTTGTAGCTGTAGCAGAGTTACCGGCCCACCGGCTTTGCTTCCATAAATCGGCCGGGGATGGCTCTGCCAAATGCGATGCAGAGGAAACCGGCAATCCGGACGATCGGGTGATCGGTGTGGTTTACGAGATTGCCGATGCAGAAAAGCCTGACCTTGATCGACATGAGGCTTTGGGGTTTGGCTACGATGAAAAGCAGGTGGAACTATTTACCGGGAGCGGAAGACTCCACGCCTGGATGTATTACGCCACGCGCATCAATAAGGCATTAAAGCCCTTCCACTGGTACAAAGACCACGTCCTCACCGGCGCCAGGGAAAACGAACTGCCGGCTGAGTACATCTCGCAGATCGAAGCCGTCGATTCCATTGACGACCCAAAACCCGAACGGCATGGGCGCGAGCTGTCGATTTACAGCAACGTATGA
- a CDS encoding SDR family NAD(P)-dependent oxidoreductase, which produces MTDNKAAVITGANRGIGLELARHYAREGWNVIGVCRQTSDELSGVAAKVIDNIDVTTDSGISKLKNELAGQTIDLLINNAGLLQDEKLGSIDFDSIRTQMEINAYAPLRVAEALVSQIPSGGLITPEESAKGLAARIEGLSLENTGSFWHSNGEELPW; this is translated from the coding sequence ATGACAGATAACAAAGCCGCGGTCATTACAGGGGCCAATCGTGGCATTGGCCTTGAGCTGGCGCGCCATTATGCGCGCGAGGGCTGGAATGTTATTGGCGTTTGCAGGCAAACGTCAGACGAGCTTTCTGGCGTCGCGGCGAAAGTCATCGACAACATCGATGTCACCACTGACAGCGGTATCTCGAAACTGAAGAACGAGCTGGCCGGGCAAACCATTGATCTGCTGATCAACAACGCCGGCCTGCTACAGGATGAGAAGCTGGGCAGCATCGACTTCGATTCCATCCGGACCCAGATGGAAATCAACGCCTATGCGCCGTTGCGGGTGGCCGAGGCCTTGGTCTCGCAGATCCCTTCCGGCGGGCTGATCACACCCGAGGAATCAGCCAAGGGTCTGGCAGCCAGGATTGAAGGCCTGAGCCTGGAGAACACCGGCTCCTTCTGGCACAGCAATGGTGAAGAGCTGCCCTGGTAA